The Coffea arabica cultivar ET-39 chromosome 4e, Coffea Arabica ET-39 HiFi, whole genome shotgun sequence genome includes a window with the following:
- the LOC113740857 gene encoding uncharacterized protein, giving the protein MSSKIASQMRWHEEKRTKDGCMRHPADSPAWQTFDHLHPEFAKDCRNVRLGLASDGFNPFNNMSSTHSTWPVVLIPYNLPPWMCMKQPYFMLSLLIPGPSSPGNNIDVYLQPLVKELTELWDFGIQTYDASQKENFQLHAALLWTISDFPGYAMLSGWSTKGEYACPVCHKFTHARRLTHSFKHCYMGHRRFLDSKHKFRKQAQLFDGTEEYGKRPPLQTGDMIVSELGDLQIKFGKLVKGNPKLPFNWKKRSIFFDLPYWKDNVLRHNLDFMHIEKNVCENIWGTLLDIEDKAKDHYNSRRDLREMGIRKELHPIETEPGKVYLPPSSFAMDKKQKTMFCNVLKKVKVPDGYAANVSRCVRVKPPRISGLKSHDNHILMQQLMPIALRKTLPKSVRYPLIRLSRYFRQLCSKVICPQDVVRLESEIAVILCDLEKCFPPTFFDVMVHLTIHLATEVKLGGPVYYRWMYPVERYLGTLKSYVRNKSRPEGSIAQGYLAEECINFCSLYLADYVETKFNRPSRNEEVHKEIEEGLDIFSKSGHPLGRGKATVFDAHILSKAHQYILFNCDAVTPYIEQHRRLIEEWHPQVPQHLKERLHSENFACWFAEHIDKLELPQNVSVLRDLRFLAKGPDVVGIQHDKYVVNGFRFHTNEVEKKRKTQNSGVTVNATTSSFASIRDQNPVLSELVYFGVLKNVVELIYGGRRVVLFECDWISNGSRMKQDADGFTVVNFANVRPHVEPFILASQASQVFYVEDPTDKDWQVVISTTARGGYNMGTTMDVETYLQSDVGNPVVENENEEISWVREDGLGIEVDLSQYNLI; this is encoded by the exons ATGTCTTCTAAAATTGCATCTCAAATGAGATGGCATGAGGAAAAACGTACAAAAGATGGTTGTATGAGACATCCAGCTGATTCTCCAGCTTGGCAAACTTTTGACCATCTACATCCAGAATTTGCTAAGGATTGTCGAAATGTTAGATTGGGGTTGGCATCTGATGGGTTTAATCCATTCAACAACATGAGTTCTACACACAGTACTTGGCCTGTGGTTTTAATACCATATAACTTACCTCCGTGGATGTGTATGAAGCAACCGTACTTCATGTTGTCCTTGTTAATACCCGGACCATCCTCTCCTGGGAATAATATTGATGTTTATCTACAGCCTCTAGTTAAAGAATTGACCGAATTGTGGGATTTTGGCATTCAAACTTATGATGCatcccaaaaagaaaattttcaattgcatgCAGCTCTGTTGTGGACCATTAGTGATTTTCCTGGATATGCAATGTTATCTGGGTGGAGCACTAAAGGTGAATATGCTTGTCCTGTTTGTCACAAGTTCACTCATGCTCGACGGTTGACTCATAGTTTCAAGCATTGCTATATGGGTCATCGTAGATTCTTAGATAGTAAGCATAAATTTAGAAAGCAAGCCCAATTGTTTGATGGCACCGAAGAATATGGAAAGCGACCACCTTTACAAACTGGGGATATGATTGTGAGTGAATTGGGAGACTTgcaaattaaatttggaaaacttGTGAAAGGTAATCCGAAATTGCCTTTTAATTGGAAAAAGAGGAGTATTTTCTTTGACTTGCCATATTGGAAAGATAATGTCTTAAGACATAATCTTGACTTCATGCACATTGAGAAGAATGTTTGTGAAAATATTTGGGGGACATTGCTGGATATTGAGGATAAAGCAAAGGACCATTATAATTCCCGCCGTGATTTGAGAGAAATGGGAATAAGAAAAGAGCTGCATCCCATTGAGACAGAACCTGGAAAGGTTTACTTACCTCCATCTTCCTTTGCAATGGATAAAAAACAGAAAACTATGTTTTGCAATGTGCTAAAAAAAGTGAAAGTTCCAGATGGTTATGCAGCTAACGTCTCAAGATGCGTTCGAGTAAAGCCACCAAGAATTTCGGGGCTTAAAAGTCATGATAATCATATTCTAATGCAGCAATTGATGCCTATAGCTTTGAGAAAGACTTTGCCAAAATCAGTGCGCTATCCTTTGATTCGATTGAGTAGATACTTCAGGCAGCTTTGTTCTAAAGTTATTTGTCCTCAAGATGTGGTTCGTTTGGAAAGTGAAATTGCCGTTATACTCTGCGATCTTGAGAAATGCTTTCCACCAACATTCTTCGATGTCATGGTGCATTTAACTATTCATTTGGCAACTGAAGTGAAATTAGGTGGCCCGGTGTATTATCGTTGGATGTATCCTGTAGAGAG GTACCTAGGAACATTAAAATCTTATGTTCGAAATAAAAGTAGGCCTGAAGGTTCGATTGCTCAAGGCTACTTGGCAGAAGAATGCATAAACTTTTGCTCGTTGTATCTTGCGGACTATGTTGAGACAAAATTCAATCGTCcaagcagaaatgaagaagtacatAAGGAAATTGAAGAGGGTTTAGATATATTCTCTAAATCAGGACATCCTTTGGGGAGGGGCAAGGCAACAGTTTTTGATGCTCATATCTTGAGTAAAGCACATCAGTATATTTTATTTAACTGTGATGCTGTCACACCTTACATAGA GCAGCATCGTAGATTGATAGAAGAATGGCATCCTCAAGTTCCACAGCATCTAAAAGAGCGCTTGCACAGCGAAAATTTTGCTTGTTGGTTTGCTGAACAT attGACAAGTTAGAACTTCCTCAAAATGTTTCGGTGTTGAGAGACTTGAGGTTCCTTGCTAAAGGTCCAGATGTTGTTGGAATCCAACATGACAAGTATGTTGTTAATGGATTTCGGTTTCACACCAACGAagttgagaagaaaagaaaaacgcagAATAGTGGTGTTACAGTCAATGCAACAACATCCAGTTTTGCAAGTATAAGGGATCAAAATCCAGTTTTGAGTGAACTAGTCTACTTCGGCGTCTTGAAAAATGTTGTTGAATTAATTTATGGAGGTCGTCGGGTGGTGTTATTCGAATGTGATTGGATATCAAATGGTTCGAGAATGAAACAAGATGCTGATGGgtttactgtagtcaattttgCAAATGTGAGGCCTCATGTTGAGCCATTTATACTCGCTTCACAAGCATCACAGGTTTTTTATGTGGAAGATCCAACTGATAAGGATTGGCAAGTTGTTATCTCTACCACTGCAAGAGGTGGATATAACATGGGCACAACCATGGATGTTGAGACATATTTGCAAAGTGATGTTGGCAATCCTGTTGTTGAGAATGAAAATGAGGAAATTAGTTGGGTTCGTGAGGATGGACTTGGGATTGAAGTTGATTTGTCCCAATATAATCTGATTTAG